GGGTCGATTCGGATGGTGCAGGGTTCGAGTCCCAGCAGGAGATGGGTCATGGTGGTGTTACCCGCCGCCACAAAGCTCGTGATATCGTCGAAAGCGAGGCCCGAGCCCACGACGAGTGAATTGATCAGCGAGTTGATAGTCGTCACCACGGCGTTTTTCAAGGGGTCGAGGCCACCGCGGCTGCAGGCGAAGATCATTCGCGCAATTACGTCTTCGCCGTAGTGGGCCTGTTGGTTGTGGCTGGCTTCCACGCCGACCACCTTGCCGGCCCGGAGGTCGATCAGCTGAGCCACGATGGTGGTGGTGCCCACATCGATGGCTACCCCGAAGTTCAGGCCCGAAGTGTCTCCCGCCTCCAAGGACTGCAGCTGAAAGCACTCCGGTTCCGTGGAATGGACGGTCGCCGTGATCTTCCAGTTGTTGTCCCGAAGCAGACGCGCCAGCCCCCGGAGGCAGGAAAAATCCGACTGAAGGCGGGTTTCGGGCAGCCTTTTCCGCAGTTTCCGGAAGATACGGTCGAGATCGGAAATGTTGTCTTCGAGGGTAGGCGAAGGCAAATTCAGGAAATACTTCTGACTCAACGGCTGGTAGTACGATATCCCGGCGGACGCCGGTTCCTGATCGGAGGTTTCGGGTTGATCGTAGTGCAGAATGTTGTCGGTCATGAGGATCTGTTCATCCTCCTGGCGGGATTCGGGAGGAACCCAGACCTCTACGTCCTGATCCTTGATCTTGCTCTGGCAGGCCAGCACGAAGCCGGCATCGATTTCCTTTCGATCCAGAAAACCGAGGCCTTTGCTGGAAGATTCGACGGATCCGCTCTTTACCTTGAGACGGCACTTGCCGCAGACGCCCTGGCCGCCGCAGAGGCTGTTGATGTAGATGCCCGCCCGGGACGCCACGTCCAAAAGCGTTTCGCCGGGTTGGGCCTCCACGGTTTTTCCTTCCGGTTCAAAACGGACCTTCACCGATGCCATCTTTACCTCCTTGTGTGCTTGGAGATTCCAATACCGCAAAGAAACCGCCGGAGCCGACGCCTATCGCCGTTTGTGACCAGTCGATCGTTGGGCGACGCATTTTTCTTATATACCACCTAAGGTGTCAGAAGACAACGAAAGACCATTGTAGGGTAAGCGGACACAGCCATATGGCGGAAAGAACAGATCCTCCCGCATTTCGATACCCAGTGCAGCAAACCCTGGATCTGCACACGTTTTCCCCGTCCGAGGCCGCGTCTCTGATCGACGATTATCTCCGGGCGGCCGCCGATAAGGGCTACAGCGAGGTCGTCATCGTTCACGGGAAGGGAACCGGCAAACTCAGAAGGCGAGTCCACGGCGTGCTTTCGACCCATCCCATGGTGGCCGGATTTCGGGAAGCCGAGCCTTGGCGAGGCGGCTGGGGCGCCACCGTGGTAGCCATCGCTATGCCGGAAGAAGCGGGGGCGGGAAAAGGGGGCTCCAAGGGTGCTGTCGGGCCGCGTCGGGGCAAACGGCCGCCGTTGCGGATCCGCTCGGCGCAATGGGCATTGGGGGCGGCGGCGGGAGCCGCTCTCGGGTGGCTCCTGTGGCATGCTTTGGAATGATTTCCACCGGGGTGAACTTCAATCTCCGGACGACGCGAAGCCGCGTGACAGCGCCCGAAAAATCCTTCCCAGCGCTGATGCCTCAAGCCGGCGCGTCAAAGCTCCCGCTTCCTCCGCAGTTCCCGGGCTTCCCGCTTCCACCCGCCCGACCTGGCCCCCTTTTTCGATTTCTTCGGCGTTCCGCTAACGGGCGGTTCGTTCTGCCCGGAAGATCCCGCCAGTCGATCCGCGGTCACGAAGAAGGAGCCCCCCAGGGCTTCCTCCGAAAGGGCGCGCTGCGCCCGCCTCTCCTTGGGGACCCGAAGCTTGGCGGGCTCCCGTTCCAGGAACTCCAAGGACATTTTCGGGAACACCAGGAACCGGACCGGCAGGTTGGCGGCGAGGAACAGGTGTTCACCGGATTTCAGGAAAACGATCCCGCTTTCGTGGGCTTCGGCGGCTAGAATATCGACGGCTATGGGATCGGGATCTCGGCGCCGGGCGATCCGGAGCGCCAGGTCCTTGTCCACGGCGAGCGGCATGAAGGGGCGTCCCGAGGCGAGGAGCCCGTTGGCGGCTGCATGAGGGTATTGCTTACGGCGTATGGCGAAGTAAAGCCGCCGCGGCGGAACCGCCGGCCGGTACCGCGGCACGGGCTCTGCCTCCTTCAGCCGCAGAACCCGGTCCACGAGCCGGAAGGGCATCTCGATCCCGAGGAAATCGATTTCCTGCAGGTGCGCATCGCGCACGAAGCGCAGGCCGGGGTCCTCGTGAAGCGCCAGGAGAAAGTCCTTCCAGGGCATGGTACCGTCTTCGTCCCAAAACAGGCCGAATGCGTCGGGCATGTGGCAGCCGATGGCCGCAAGGGTCTTGGCCAGAGTCTTCGGGGGAATCTTCGCGCTCATGGTGAGCCCTTCTTTAATTCTGTTTACATAATATACATTATCGGACGTTGAGATTCTTTTTCTCTTGACTCCCCAAGCCGGTTGCGGTACACAGCTTCCCGCACCGAGCGGGAATAACTCAGCGGTAGAGTGCGACCTTGCCAAGGTCGAAGTCGCGGGTTCGAATCCCGTTTCCCGCTCCATAGCCAATCAAACCCCGGGGCAAGTCGATTGCCCCTTTTTTGTGCCGTACGTTTCCCCGCCGCTACCGCCTTGCGCGCGTTCGGCCGACAAGCCGTTGTCCAAGGCCTTCCGATGCGATAACGTTGGGATCAGATGAGTCGATTCAACACACGGAACGCTTCCATGACGAAAACCCGGTCCAAGCCTTACCGTCCCGCTGAACTCAAGCCCATCATCCGGTGGCGCTCCCGAACCGAAGCGCTCAAGGCCCTGCACGGCCTCTTTAACTACAAGGATCGGGCCCTCATCACCATCGATCCGGACCCTGATTCCATCGCCTCGGCCATGGCCCTCAAACGCCTCCTCTGGCGTCATGTTCAAAGCACCGCCATCGGCATCATCCGACCCATCAAGCGCCTGAACAACCTTACCATGGTCCGGCTCCTGAAACTCCCCCTGATCCAGCTGAATGAAAAGAACATCAAGGATTTCGACAAGTACCTGCTGGTGGACGGGCAACCGTCCCACCACGAGCTGTTCCAGAAAGTCCCCTATACGGCCGTCATCGACCATCATCCCGTAAAGTCCGAGCCGGACGCTCCCTTCGTCGACATCCGGCCTCACTATGGCGCCGTTTCCACCATGATGACCGAATATCTGCGCGCAGCCGCCATCAAACCGTCCCAGACGCTGGCCACCGCCCTGATCTACGGGATCAAGACGGATACCCGCAACTTCGAACGCCAGACCCTGGAAGAAGACGTCAAGGCCTTCCTGTACCTTTTCAGCCGAGCCAATCATAACATACTGAGAAAGATCGAGATCTCCGACCTTTCGCTCCGCGACCTCGCTCTTTTCAAGGAAGCCATCGAAAACAAGACGGTGTCCCGGGACCGGATCTACTCCCATCTGGAAAAGGTAAATTCCCCGGATATTCTTGTTATCATTGCTGAATTCATGCTGAAGGTCCACGATATCTCATGGTCCATCGTCTCCGGCGTCCACGGCGATCAGCTGGTGGTGATCGTCCGAAACGACGGGTACCGCAAGGACGCCGGAAAGGCGGTCACCCGTGCCTTTTCCGGGCTGGGAAATGCGGGCGGCCACAAGGCCATGGCCCGCGCCGAAATCCCGCTTGCCGCACTGGACCCGCTGCTCCAGCGGAAGACGCCCACGGCCATCGCCCGTTTCGTCAAGCGCCGTTTCGCCGTCGGCCATCCTGCTTCCAAGTAACAGCCATGAGCATTCCCAGGAAAACGGTGGAAATTTTCACCGACGGCGCCTGTTCCGGAAATCCAGGTCCAGGGGGATGGGCGGCGATCCTCCGTTATAAGGGAGTGGAAAAGGAACTTTGCGGGTTCTGCCCCCGAACCACCAGCAACCGTATGGAGTTGAAAGCCGTCCTGGAATCCCTAAAAGCACTCAAGGAACCCTGCCACGTGATCCTTTACACCGATTCCCGTTACCTCAAGGACGGCATCACCCGCTGGATTCAAAAATGGTTGCGTAACGGCTGGATGACGACTTCAAAGGAGCCGGTGAAAAACAGGGAACTCTGGGAAGAGCTGCACCGGCAAATC
This is a stretch of genomic DNA from Desulfoglaeba alkanexedens ALDC. It encodes these proteins:
- a CDS encoding ASKHA domain-containing protein — translated: MASVKVRFEPEGKTVEAQPGETLLDVASRAGIYINSLCGGQGVCGKCRLKVKSGSVESSSKGLGFLDRKEIDAGFVLACQSKIKDQDVEVWVPPESRQEDEQILMTDNILHYDQPETSDQEPASAGISYYQPLSQKYFLNLPSPTLEDNISDLDRIFRKLRKRLPETRLQSDFSCLRGLARLLRDNNWKITATVHSTEPECFQLQSLEAGDTSGLNFGVAIDVGTTTIVAQLIDLRAGKVVGVEASHNQQAHYGEDVIARMIFACSRGGLDPLKNAVVTTINSLINSLVVGSGLAFDDITSFVAAGNTTMTHLLLGLEPCTIRIDPYIPTATRFPWVYAREIGIQGHPRSVLHCMPCVSSYVGGDITAGVLACGMNDRPELSALIDVGTNGEIVIGNNEWLVCCSASAGPAFEGGGIKCGMRATKGAVQKAWFHNGRLRYETIGGASPRGICGSGLIDLMAELLAAGVIDQAGKFATNAHPGVRVVDGISEFIVAPAAESESGEDVVITEDDIGNLIKSKGAVLAAMKVLIENLGMSFNDLQKVYVAGGFGAHLDIEKAVIIGLLPDLPKERIQFIGNSSVAGARQSLVSSFAYRKAEAIAKQMTYFELSVHPGFMNEFVAALFLPHTQMELFPTVRAFLNERAASRR
- a CDS encoding Smr/MutS family protein translates to MAERTDPPAFRYPVQQTLDLHTFSPSEAASLIDDYLRAAADKGYSEVVIVHGKGTGKLRRRVHGVLSTHPMVAGFREAEPWRGGWGATVVAIAMPEEAGAGKGGSKGAVGPRRGKRPPLRIRSAQWALGAAAGAALGWLLWHALE
- a CDS encoding DHH family phosphoesterase, producing the protein MTKTRSKPYRPAELKPIIRWRSRTEALKALHGLFNYKDRALITIDPDPDSIASAMALKRLLWRHVQSTAIGIIRPIKRLNNLTMVRLLKLPLIQLNEKNIKDFDKYLLVDGQPSHHELFQKVPYTAVIDHHPVKSEPDAPFVDIRPHYGAVSTMMTEYLRAAAIKPSQTLATALIYGIKTDTRNFERQTLEEDVKAFLYLFSRANHNILRKIEISDLSLRDLALFKEAIENKTVSRDRIYSHLEKVNSPDILVIIAEFMLKVHDISWSIVSGVHGDQLVVIVRNDGYRKDAGKAVTRAFSGLGNAGGHKAMARAEIPLAALDPLLQRKTPTAIARFVKRRFAVGHPASK
- the rnhA gene encoding ribonuclease HI, which produces MSIPRKTVEIFTDGACSGNPGPGGWAAILRYKGVEKELCGFCPRTTSNRMELKAVLESLKALKEPCHVILYTDSRYLKDGITRWIQKWLRNGWMTTSKEPVKNRELWEELHRQIQRHRIDWHWVPGHSGHPENERCDRLAKEAIQRGRRNG